A window of Glycine soja cultivar W05 chromosome 13, ASM419377v2, whole genome shotgun sequence genomic DNA:
CAATAGACTCCTTCAAGAACTTTTTAATCTCTGTCATGGCATCAAGAAAAGCCACCTCCTCAGCTATTAATGCCAACCTAGCTGCCCTTGCTATAATCTTCCCATAAAAATAACACGATGTTGTAGTTACTCCCAAGGGATTCAAACCATCCACATCTTCAGAAAGCGCTGAAAAAATCTCCTCATGGAATTCATCTTTGATACCTCTTGTGGAATGCCAAGTAACCGAAACCGGATCAGCTTTCAATAGCCATGAGTCTCCAACAACACCAACAAGCTCCCCATCAATGCTTCTATATTTTAAATCATGTAGCACAGTCACACCATAATCACTATCATTCAAAAGCTGAAGGTGAAGAGGGTGAGCTAGCATTAACAACTCCCCCCACCCTTTCTTTTCCCATTTATACTCCACACAGAATGGCTTTGTGAATTCTGCATCTCCAGACACAGGATAACAGGAGCTGAACCTATTGAGGATTACCTCATACTTTGGGTCAGAGTCAGGCAACACTGCTATCCTAATTATGCCAGAAAAGTCAGCAAAATTAATCTCAGAAAGGTTGTGGTTTAAACTGATAGGGGAGGAAGTGTGAATGAGCCATGTTTGGCCATTGTTGAGCTGCAAGGTGTGTTTGGTGAGGGATTTATTGGATGAGAGTGAAAGAATGGAATGCGTGGTGGTGATGAAAAGTGGTGTGGGACAAGTCACTGATCCTGTAACAAAAGGGCATCccctaacaagaaagaaccTGAGGTTTGAAGAGGGAATATCCAAAGTGACACTGAGATCACTGAAGGAAGAGATCACATGCTTTGTGTTTGAGCCTGGGGTGGTTTTGCACTCAGAGGAAGCGATAGTGATATCAGGGTTGAAAACCTGCGTTATGAAAGAAGAGTTGAAGGTGATAGAAGGGTAAGAGAGGGAAAGGAAGGAATTTGAGGATTTGATGAGGTAAGGGTGAATGTACTCAGGTGAGTCTCCATTTTGGAGAACATAGTTTTGGAAGAAAGAGTTTGTAGGGAGTGGAGAAGAGAGAAGGTTTGGAGAAAAGAAAGTAGAAGGATCAGGGAGAACTATGGAGTGAGTTTGAGGGAAGAGAAAAGGAGCACTTGGTTGCTTGGGAAGAGGAGGAGGTGATGGCGGTGGTGGtggcggcggtggtggtggcggtggtggtggtggagatgTAGATGGAGgaagtggtggaggaggaggtgaaggcgGACATTGAGGTGGAGGTGGAGATGATGGTCGTGGTCGATGTCGATTTCTGAAGGgtcttttaatttctctttcaatcttttttccAAGTTTCTTAAACATGGTGAGTTTGGATTTAGATTTGGATGTGGATGTAATGGACGTTAAGTTAGTTGGATGGAAATAGAAAGGGTTGGAGTTACTGTGCTTTATATAACAGAGAAAACTGAAGCTGAAAAGAAAAGtaaggaatttgaaaatgtttgAAGAAAGGAAttgttaaaagaaaatgaagggaTGTTATGAGTGTACATTATGCTATAGAAACAGAAAAATgtcaagaagaagaaatgatgcCTTTCGTTGGCTTGGGTGGGGAAAAAGGGGTAAGGATCACTGCAAGCTACTTTAAGGTTTCATTGTTGAATGTGCAAGGAAGAGATGGCATGACGAGGTTGTTTGGCATTTGATATTGTACCTTGCATCTTTTCCGTAACTTGttcaaacaataatttattcCCCTATAGAAAAGTCattcttattaaattttatgtacAAGTTAATTTTAGCATCTTAATGGAGTTGTTTCACTCCCTTTTGGTAGGTCCTACAATGTGacataaaattaagaatttcatcaaattttctCTAATGGTGCATGCAAAAATTTCAGAACTTAAAAATGAGTcctataattatttcaaaattcttAAGAAATGTTgatacaattttgtttttgaaacgTGAGTTTGAGAGATATATTTTCCTATACAATAAAGTTATTCATCTTCTATGTTCC
This region includes:
- the LOC114381871 gene encoding probable endo-1,3(4)-beta-glucanase ARB_01444; the encoded protein is MFKKLGKKIEREIKRPFRNRHRPRPSSPPPPQCPPSPPPPPLPPSTSPPPPPPPPPPPPPPPSPPPLPKQPSAPFLFPQTHSIVLPDPSTFFSPNLLSSPLPTNSFFQNYVLQNGDSPEYIHPYLIKSSNSFLSLSYPSITFNSSFITQVFNPDITIASSECKTTPGSNTKHVISSFSDLSVTLDIPSSNLRFFLVRGCPFVTGSVTCPTPLFITTTHSILSLSSNKSLTKHTLQLNNGQTWLIHTSSPISLNHNLSEINFADFSGIIRIAVLPDSDPKYEVILNRFSSCYPVSGDAEFTKPFCVEYKWEKKGWGELLMLAHPLHLQLLNDSDYGVTVLHDLKYRSIDGELVGVVGDSWLLKADPVSVTWHSTRGIKDEFHEEIFSALSEDVDGLNPLGVTTTSCYFYGKIIARAARLALIAEEVAFLDAMTEIKKFLKESIEPWLDGTFSGNGFLYDGKWGGIVTKHGSKDSGADFGFGVYNDHHYNLGYFLYGIAVLAKIDPAWGRKYKPEAYSLVADFMNLGRRSNSNYTRLRCFDLYKLHSWAGGLTEFADGRNQESTSEAVNAYYSAALMGLAYGDTQLIATGSTLAALEIHAAQMWWHVREGHKLYEEDFTKENKVVSVLWANKRDSGLWFAPAQWRECRLGIHVLPLSPITEALFSDVGYVKELVEWTLPNLNRKGVGEGWKGFIYAMEGTYDKESALQKVRSLKVFDDGNSMTNLLWWIHTRGDVEEELVHGKQCWFGHYCH